Proteins encoded together in one Xenopus laevis strain J_2021 chromosome 6L, Xenopus_laevis_v10.1, whole genome shotgun sequence window:
- the bmi1.L gene encoding polycomb complex protein BMI-1-B (The RefSeq protein has 1 substitution compared to this genomic sequence), whose product MHRTTRIKITELNPHLMCVLCGGYFIDAATIIECLHSFCKTCIVRYLETSKYCPICDVQVHKTRPLLNIRADKTLQDIVYKLVPGLFKGEMKRRRDFYAAHPSVDAANGSNEDRGEVADEDKRIITDDEIISLSIEFFDQNRANRKGSKDKEKSKDEANDKRYLRCPAALTIMHLRKFLRSKMDIPSNFQIDVMYEEEPLKDYYTLMDIAYIYTWRRNGPLPLKYRVRPTCKRVKINPHTDRINNTSGDMESDSGSDKAGSLGGGIPSTSSCMPRPPVQSPHPHFPHISSTINGTNSSSSHQNPFANRARKISLNGVSAISSG is encoded by the exons ATGCATCGGACGACCAGGATTAAAATCACCGAGCTAAACCCACACCTCATGTGCGTGTTGTGCGGCGGGTACTTTATAGACGCTGCCACCATAATCGAGTGTCTCCATTCCT TTTGCAAAACCTGCATCGTTCGATATCTGGAGACGAGCAAATACTGTCCGATCTGTGATGTTCAAGTGCACAAAACCAGGCCCCTTCTCAACATCAG GGCAGACAAAACCCTTCAGGATATTGTGTATAAGCTGGTGCCAGGGCTCTTCAAAG GTGAAATGAAGAGGAGAAGAGACTTTTATGCTGCTCATCCTTCTGTAGATG CTGCCAATGGCTCCAACGAGGACAGAGGAGAGGTCGCAGATGAGGACAAGAGGATCATCACAGATGATGAGATCATTAGCTTGTCCATCGAGTTCTTTGACCAAAATAG AGCTGACCGTAAGGGAAGCAAAGACAAGGAGAAATCCAAGGACGAG GCTAATGACAAGCGCTATTTGCGCTGCCCCGCGGCTCTGACCATCATGCACCTGAGGAAGTTCTTGAGAAGCAAGATGGACATCCCCAGTAATTTCCAG ATCGATGTGATGTACGAGGAGGAGCCGCTGAAGGACTATTACACCTTAATGGACATTGCTTATATCTACACCTGGAGAAGG AACGGCCCCCTTCCGCTCAAGTACCGAGTGAGACCGACTTGTAAACGGGTGAAGATAAACCCACACACCGACAGGATAAACAACACTAGCGGCGACATGGAAAGTGACTCTGGCAGCGACAAAGCGGGCAGCCTGGGTGGTGGCATTCCTTCCACTTCCTCTTGTATGCCCCGCCCCCCTGTGCAGTCCCCGCACCCACACTTCCCCCACATCTCCAGCACCATCAATGGAACCAACTCCAGCAGCAGCCACCAGAATCCCTTCGCCAACAGAGCGAGGAAAATCTCATTAAACGGAGTCTCCGCCATCTCATCGGGATGA
- the bmi1.L gene encoding polycomb complex protein BMI-1-B isoform X1 yields MPISSCLLRDPTINAKMHRTTRIKITELNPHLMCVLCGGYFIDAATIIECLHSFCKTCIVRYLETSKYCPICDVQVHKTRPLLNIRADKTLQDIVYKLVPGLFKGEMKRRRDFYAAHPSVDAANGSNEDRGEVADEDKRIITDDEIISLSIEFFDQNRADRKGSKDKEKSKDEANDKRYLRCPAALTIMHLRKFLRSKMDIPSNFQIDVMYEEEPLKDYYTLMDIAYIYTWRRNGPLPLKYRVRPTCKRVKINPHTDRINNTSGDMESDSGSDKAGSLGGGIPSTSSCMPRPPVQSPHPHFPHISSTINGTNSSSSHQNPFANRARKISLNGVSAISSG; encoded by the exons ATGCCCATCTCCTCCTGCCTACTAAG AGACCCCACTATCAACGCAAAAATGCATCGGACGACCAGGATTAAAATCACCGAGCTAAACCCACACCTCATGTGCGTGTTGTGCGGCGGGTACTTTATAGACGCTGCCACCATAATCGAGTGTCTCCATTCCT TTTGCAAAACCTGCATCGTTCGATATCTGGAGACGAGCAAATACTGTCCGATCTGTGATGTTCAAGTGCACAAAACCAGGCCCCTTCTCAACATCAG GGCAGACAAAACCCTTCAGGATATTGTGTATAAGCTGGTGCCAGGGCTCTTCAAAG GTGAAATGAAGAGGAGAAGAGACTTTTATGCTGCTCATCCTTCTGTAGATG CTGCCAATGGCTCCAACGAGGACAGAGGAGAGGTCGCAGATGAGGACAAGAGGATCATCACAGATGATGAGATCATTAGCTTGTCCATCGAGTTCTTTGACCAAAATAG AGCTGACCGTAAGGGAAGCAAAGACAAGGAGAAATCCAAGGACGAG GCTAATGACAAGCGCTATTTGCGCTGCCCCGCGGCTCTGACCATCATGCACCTGAGGAAGTTCTTGAGAAGCAAGATGGACATCCCCAGTAATTTCCAG ATCGATGTGATGTACGAGGAGGAGCCGCTGAAGGACTATTACACCTTAATGGACATTGCTTATATCTACACCTGGAGAAGG AACGGCCCCCTTCCGCTCAAGTACCGAGTGAGACCGACTTGTAAACGGGTGAAGATAAACCCACACACCGACAGGATAAACAACACTAGCGGCGACATGGAAAGTGACTCTGGCAGCGACAAAGCGGGCAGCCTGGGTGGTGGCATTCCTTCCACTTCCTCTTGTATGCCCCGCCCCCCTGTGCAGTCCCCGCACCCACACTTCCCCCACATCTCCAGCACCATCAATGGAACCAACTCCAGCAGCAGCCACCAGAATCCCTTCGCCAACAGAGCGAGGAAAATCTCATTAAACGGAGTCTCCGCCATCTCATCGGGATGA
- the bmi1.L gene encoding polycomb complex protein BMI-1-B isoform X2 has translation MHRTTRIKITELNPHLMCVLCGGYFIDAATIIECLHSFCKTCIVRYLETSKYCPICDVQVHKTRPLLNIRADKTLQDIVYKLVPGLFKGEMKRRRDFYAAHPSVDAANGSNEDRGEVADEDKRIITDDEIISLSIEFFDQNRADRKGSKDKEKSKDEANDKRYLRCPAALTIMHLRKFLRSKMDIPSNFQIDVMYEEEPLKDYYTLMDIAYIYTWRRNGPLPLKYRVRPTCKRVKINPHTDRINNTSGDMESDSGSDKAGSLGGGIPSTSSCMPRPPVQSPHPHFPHISSTINGTNSSSSHQNPFANRARKISLNGVSAISSG, from the exons ATGCATCGGACGACCAGGATTAAAATCACCGAGCTAAACCCACACCTCATGTGCGTGTTGTGCGGCGGGTACTTTATAGACGCTGCCACCATAATCGAGTGTCTCCATTCCT TTTGCAAAACCTGCATCGTTCGATATCTGGAGACGAGCAAATACTGTCCGATCTGTGATGTTCAAGTGCACAAAACCAGGCCCCTTCTCAACATCAG GGCAGACAAAACCCTTCAGGATATTGTGTATAAGCTGGTGCCAGGGCTCTTCAAAG GTGAAATGAAGAGGAGAAGAGACTTTTATGCTGCTCATCCTTCTGTAGATG CTGCCAATGGCTCCAACGAGGACAGAGGAGAGGTCGCAGATGAGGACAAGAGGATCATCACAGATGATGAGATCATTAGCTTGTCCATCGAGTTCTTTGACCAAAATAG AGCTGACCGTAAGGGAAGCAAAGACAAGGAGAAATCCAAGGACGAG GCTAATGACAAGCGCTATTTGCGCTGCCCCGCGGCTCTGACCATCATGCACCTGAGGAAGTTCTTGAGAAGCAAGATGGACATCCCCAGTAATTTCCAG ATCGATGTGATGTACGAGGAGGAGCCGCTGAAGGACTATTACACCTTAATGGACATTGCTTATATCTACACCTGGAGAAGG AACGGCCCCCTTCCGCTCAAGTACCGAGTGAGACCGACTTGTAAACGGGTGAAGATAAACCCACACACCGACAGGATAAACAACACTAGCGGCGACATGGAAAGTGACTCTGGCAGCGACAAAGCGGGCAGCCTGGGTGGTGGCATTCCTTCCACTTCCTCTTGTATGCCCCGCCCCCCTGTGCAGTCCCCGCACCCACACTTCCCCCACATCTCCAGCACCATCAATGGAACCAACTCCAGCAGCAGCCACCAGAATCCCTTCGCCAACAGAGCGAGGAAAATCTCATTAAACGGAGTCTCCGCCATCTCATCGGGATGA